Part of the Vigna angularis cultivar LongXiaoDou No.4 chromosome 1, ASM1680809v1, whole genome shotgun sequence genome, CTGCATTTCGAAAGTCAAAATCACATTTCTCACGAAACTACAATACAAGAAAAGCTGCACGCAACTTTACATATTGGGATTTTAAGTTCATAAGTGAAACATGAACTGCCAATCTAATTCCCAAACTGAATAGCATAATAATCGAATTCTCACTGGCAAACAATTCCCGAGCAAAtccaattttcaaattcttttacaCAGTCTCTTCACAATTCAAAACTATTTTCTTAAGGAagtttaacaattaaaattCCGTTAATCATTTTTCtctaaaacaaaagaaagaagcaAATAGTTACTTTGTCAATGAATAAGTTTGCAcgaaattgaaaaattattcgAACCCCAGTATACACATACAGTACATAACACCACAGCAAACATCAAGAGTAAAGAGCAACAAATACATAATCAATAGAACAACAACGATTAAAATATGCAAGAATAATAAGAACAGTGACAGTGATATAATGTTGTTAGTCTCTGTTCAAATCTGCAGACACGTTCTGCTCAAGcattaaaaaaggtaaaaaacaTTAACGAAACAGAAGAACGAACGAAGAATTAACCGGATCGCTGGCAACGAGACGAGCCATTTTATCGGAGACTTCAAGAGCGTGGCGAGAACCAGCCCAAACGATCTTCATTTCTTCGACATCGAATTGCGTCTTGTTCCGCTCGAAAGCCAAGTGATCAACGACgccttccattttcttcttcttcttttctctcccGATGAGAAAACCTAAATCAGTCTCTTCCGTTCGATTTCAAATCACGGTGGTTGCGTTTGTTTAAATCGCTAATGAAAGTAACCTACTTTCTTCGTGTTAGTTTGGAGAGTGAATGATATTATTATGATTGAAACATTTACTCCTCTGATTGCACTTTATCGGCCCCAACAGCCAAGTGTCATGAATAACGTTTCTTCCTAATTTTCTCTCTggaagataaaaaatttaaatttaaataaattattgaattaataCGCACGTGGTTGGTAACACGCTGCACTTCCACTGATTCATGACGCTGTTGGATCAAATTTCtagctttttttatttattttattttattttatttcactttctctcttttattggaTGGAGTGTTTCTAAGGATGTATTTAAATGGTTCTATTCCCTCCTATTTTTTGTTACAGCTATCGAAGGGGGCTTTCGCTTCCACCTAGCTATTCATGTATGTGTTGCTTTGTTGCATGATTTAATCAGATTCATTTATTAGCTTAGTCTAAAAAAACTTGCTGTATTGGCTGAGtcctaaaaaaattatgtattatgGTTTGATAAGTTAAATGGTTGATTCACCTACTTTCTGTATttaatttacctttttaatattataattgaaatcaaatttcaaGAGAAAtagacatgaaaaaaaaaagtaagtttaatagtttttttttataacttttgtcaaaattattaatagatCCTTCaaatcaaagttaaaaaaaataagtttaatagttttatttttgttaaaaaaatcaatGTAAGCAATGGTTGGAGAGTCTTTCACCCTACACCTCCAAATAATTCATCCTACACCTTCGAATATTTTCACAATGACAATTTTATCtatactttattaaaatttaataaattaaattatcaaagaTTTTTTAAGATGTGAGTtattatttagaagatatttTCCTtcaagcatatatatatatatatatatatatatatatgcacaaTTTGAACAATCTCGCATCTCATTTTCTCTCGCTCTCTTTTATTCTTCCCTCTCCTTGGTTGCACGCAGCACACTCCAACCACATGCAGAAGGGATCTTTAAGGGTTTAGGAACTCCCGAAGCAGCCTGTGCAACAGAAAAGGAAGATATTGCACTCTCTACAATCATCATTCGGAATCAATTCCACAAAAAAGTACaatgaaagagaagaaagaagatgggCACCTGAAAAAAAGATGAGGGTTGGCCACCGAAGACACAATTATAAGTATGAATTTTGGAGAAAATCGGAGCAACTTCAAGGTCGTGACGCTGGCTGAGAGAGTAAGAGAGTGATGGGTCAGCGACAGAGAGGGCGTTTTCAAGAGCTTGTTCCTTATGCGTGTTGTCACACGAGTATGATGCAATTTGGTGCAAAATGAAAAGGTTGCAAATTGATGGATGAAAGATTGAAGGGTGAAAAGAGAGAGCGAAGGAGAGGGTTTTGATACCACAAAAACAAGACTCCATTTCCACTCCTTCATTCGTTGTGTTTCTTACTCTCCACCTTTTCTTCTGTTCTTACTTTGCTTCCCCCACATACATCTATCACAATAGATATATACTTAGCACACAACATAAATATCGGCTCTCCATATTCGATCCCTCGTCTATCGGATATTGATATCTGATACCCCTCTTCTCGGATTTTCATATCCGATaatattttcacaattttattttttctaatatatttatattaaattttaaaaaatcataaaaactattttttaacaattaaaaattatctaattaaattataaattcataaaaatttatacataaatttaaatataattataaactaataaaataattaattaagtaatataattaaatattttttaaaaaaaatctttatcaCAATGGATATATACTTAGCACACAACATAAATATCGGATCTCCATATCCGATCTCTCATCTATCGGATATTGACATCCAATACCTCCTTCTCGAATTTGCATATCcgataatattttcataattttattttttctaaaatatttatattaaatttaaaaaattcataaaaaatattttttaacatttaaattttttttaattaaatttaaattcatacaaattgatacataaatttaaaagtaattataaacaaataaaaataattaaataactaatataattaaactttatataacatatcaaatataaatgaGATATGGACATTCGAAAATCAAAACATCGGATCTCCACATCCTATATAGATAGAATCGGATGTTTACCTCTGATATacacatgttaattttttttattctaaaatagttttattaattttaataaattcgtacaaattaatttatatcaattaaaatttatataattgcaTTATAAACTCATACAAATtcatacttaaaatttaaaaatattaagtaagaCAATAAATTATCACAGCTCCAATTCAAATGGAGTGCAATGGGATGTAAGGTTTCATTTTAATACATGAGAAATGGGGTGCATGAGTGCATGACAAGAGTGCATGTTTCCTAGGGAGAAAACGAGGTGTAGTCAATGTTTGGCACATAAATTatcaacaaacataaaattaataaataaacaacttATTAATTAGGAGTATTTTAGGAAATTGGAGGAGCATGGATATTTTATATAAGAGTATTACTCTTTGCACCTTCTCACTTTTCTCCCTGCACTTatacattccaaaaatactttTCTTCAATAGATTTCGAAATTCGTTGAAGCTTTTACAAAATCTTTCAGCAAATTTCAAAAtccgttttaaaaaaaattcttcaacagatgttgaaatccgttgaagaaaaatttCTTCAATGGATTTCAAACGAAAACTTCAACAAacttcaaaatttgttaaagactTGAAAAATCCtccaacaaattttaaaattcgttgaAAAATTTTTCTCAACGAATTTCGAAATTcatcaaagaaaagaagagggatgtagagtttttttaaaatacatagatagttttgaaatttttagaaaatataggAGTGCAAAAAGAAACATGATGTGTATAGGGAATAAGAGTCTTTATATAATCCTAGAAATAAATTGTGCAAATTCTTCAAAGCATCACCTTTTCTGATTGTTGCATCTTTATATTGTCATTGCTATCGttgatttttatgaaaatagtttttttattataaataattgtttaaattttaaaaagtggctataataataaaagaataaataattttttataacgaataattatttaaatttaaaaaagtagttagttaaataataaaattgaaaagtatttttttttatgaataattatttaaatttagaaaataataattaaaaggataaaatagaaaaaacaaaaaggacaCCAAATAGGTGTatccttttttatataattataggtgactttaatgaaaattataatcaaatataCTTCTCTAATAaacactaattttatttttatattatgaacTTTAACCACTTTATAAACTCTTGcaattttgattttaatgaCAATTTGCTCCTCTGATAAATACTAATTTGATTATGATGTTACGAACTTTAACTACTTTATAAACTTTTGCTAGTTTTGTTATTATATCACGtattactataatataaaattgtgacttataaatacataattGATTTTCTCTCATAATGTGACAGGATATAATTCATTActaacacaaaataaataataatttaatagtcattcaaaacataaatattgCCAGTTTCTAAACCATTTTCATGTGGGCCGTTCGAATAGAACCTGTAACAGGGCTCTCCACCAACAATAAATCAGTTGAGTAAACATTTATTGTAACCTAATCTTATCCATTAATCAGTTTAAATCAAActagttaaaaattatttaatttatatgtaaaattttatatcatttaaaaatcgTCTTAACATTTAACTTGGTGAATTATTTCAgcaaagaataataattttattcaattacttttttacaataatgttttaatttatttatctggAAATATGTTTattgacattttaaaatatttagctCCAAAGCAAGCTCTAAATAAACTTAAAGgcaatgaaaaaaatacacatGAATGTTAAATGGGTTGTCCAActtatctttaataaaaataaaagtaaacactCTTAACATAGATGATAGGtgcaattattttatatcatttaagaTGGTTGATTAACACACTAATAACACCAGTATGATTTAGTTATTTGACCCCACTTTTTAGTAAGTTAGACAACCCATATCAAATAGACCAGAGTCATGCATtagataatttatatttaaggaACAAATAAGCTTATTCAAAGTGAGTTTAACTTATCTCAACCCATTTCAAGCCCTACCAAGTAACTACAATTTGTGCTCTTCATTTTCTGTCTCACTCTGTTAATTCAGGAGAGACCGGTTTGATCAGGTAAAGCACTTCAAACATTCTAATCCAGCACTTGAAAACATTTAGCACAACTTGGTACATTGTCAAACTGCACAATCAAACCTTAACTTTACATAACCCTGACAAATGAAATCACTAAACAAACATAAAGTTTTAGTTTAGAACCCAAGTAACTCCTAGACCTGCCTATCAGCAAATAAAGAAACTAGGTTAATCATTGTGAATGgacaaagaaaaaattatttaagttaccCCACAAACAGATGTATGATGAACACAAGACCACATTCATGAGGCCGGCATTGAACGGTAATGCTTACATAACAATCCTTTCCTCGGAAGACGAGGAACACCCTTAAACTGCATGGATGGCACTGCCATTCATATTTGAACTACCACATGTTGGTGTTGCATGGAAAGCTGACTGTCTCGAGGGTCCTTCTTCAAGAAGTTTAAGAGACAGGGAGGAGGGGCCTGAATCACCAATAGACTCCCCTAGACTCAGTTTTGAGATGCCAACCAGTTCATCAACATTGATTGGGCTTTTAGAATGTACTGCAGTTGGCTTCAGCACTTCATGCGTCTCCATCTTGGCGGGCTCTGGATTGTATCCTGACCAATAGGGCAGAGGAAATGGGAACACTGGAGAATAGTATGCAGGATATAAAACTGGATAAGATGATTGTGTGTTTTCAGGCTTTGATGGGGCAGGTTCTCCATCATTTGAGTTTGTGGAATCCATGGATTCACACTCTTCGTCGAGGGGAGGAGGCGCAGGCAAGGAGTTATTGCCTTCTGTTTCAACCGGTAACTGATTAGCTGACAAGAAGTCTTGCTGTACCATTGCAGTGTCAGCTGCCTGCAAaatcacaacaaaaaaatacaagaaaccTAGAAAAATTAGAAGTGTCCAAGGACAAAGGGAAATTACAGATTTCCAATACCAGAATTTGTAAAAGCATCCATGAGAAAATGCAATGTTTATCTCTAAACTACTCAAGGGCaatgttttgaaatataatcTAAGCAGAGCTTGATAATCAATACACGTAAGCTAGTCAAGATCCAAATTTGTCAAATCCACAGCAGAAGAAAGGAAATGAGAATTTTTCATACATTACAGACATCAATATATAGTTTGAGTTTAACTAACTTATTTGTCACAGGAGCCAGAACACATCAAACCATCTACAAAGAAAGAAACATATTTGGATAATCTAATATATGCCCATGAAGTAATGAACAGATTATGCAGCATCAATTTCTAGGTATGCATTTTGATGAATAAGGGTACAAACTTCATCTGCAACAATATCAAACAAGCTGGACCGTCTTTTCCGCCTGGACACATTGCTTTGCCTGATGAAATACTTTTGTGCATGACTAGCCACTTGAGTAGGTGTCCTTGATATAACATAGTTCCTTGCAATTCCACGCCAATCACCTTTGCCCAGCTTCTGCAATCCGAGTAAAAACATTCTATGTTCCTCCTCAGTCCACGGAACACCTGCACAAAAGAAATTGTACATTAAACCTTGACATAGCGACATAAAAAACTGGGCTTGGCCATAAATGGATCACAAATTAAAATCTTTAGACTCGTCAGAGCCAAGCTTACAACAATAAACAAAGACCCACTAGGGAGGTAAGGGGGCGGGTATTCAGTTAGATGATATCAAACGACACCATAATGTTCTATTGTGAATCATATCTATACACAAAGAATCGAACTCGAGTCAGTTTCAATGGTTTTCCCTACAACTTTTCTGGGTCTCCTTCTATTTCTAATCATAGGGCTACCCTCCATCTAATATACTTTTCATGGTAACGATTCCACAGGTCTTCTCTGTCCATGTAAAAACCACCTGAGGGATATTCTAATAGATTTTCTACCACAGGTGCTATCCCAAATCTCTCTCTAATTCATTCCTTCCAAATCCTATATCGTCTCTAGTATGTTAAAAATATCCACCGTCAAATTCTCATCTCAAATACATTGagcttatttttttattgatttctgATCACCTGCGTACATCTCACCTTCATTGAGCTTATAGTCGTGTAggaaatttttcttttagtttgaaTACCTTTTCGTAACAAAGAACACCTGAGGCACTCATCCATTTTATCCACCCTACTTGAATACCATGGTTGACATCGCCCACCACTTCTCCATTCTTTGTGTATGATGAATCCATAATACTTAAACCATGCGACTGGAAATAATAACATATGTTCTCCAAGTTCTCACCTCTAAGGTAGGAAAGATGTGCCTCTAGCTAGCCTTACATTTCATACACTCTTTTAATCCCTGCTTAAATCGAAGCCACAAGTTTCCAAAGCTAGTCTACACTCTATCCCATTTAAtttctctctaaaatctccAACTAGGACTATATCATATGCAAAAATCATGCATGTGGCATCAACTATAGGATATGTTCAGTAAGCTCATCCCATTTAATTTCTAATACATCATTCAATGATATTTTATTCCATAGGCGCATGTTGCCTTTTTCATCCTTAACACATTTTACTCTGTCCAGGGATCTTTAGCAAGTGGGAAGTTAGAATCACAATAGtgtgaaagaaaatatattgaagaTAGGACTATAGCTAAGCataatgtgaaaataaaataaaaaacaaaaaaaaaatgtataaatgcTCACACAGCATTAAAGGAGGAAATAAAGGTGACAAGTTATCATTATGATCTAATCATTAGAGCAATATGTAATATGGAAACGCTAAGAAACATAGCATCCTAGTTTATTAattagatgatgatgataacaataataatatatttaataaatatgacgaaattactataattaaataaatgagcTTAAGTCAAGTAAAAAAGAGATGgaattttaaagaaaagtaaGATTTATGAACCCTAAGTCATACCATATTCTCATAGAGCACAAATATTTGAGAAAGGAAGGAAGAGAGAAGTTAAGAATAGAGGAAAGAAGAATGGAAAATCTAAACACCCTGTTTTTAGAATTGTCAATTGTCCCAGGTAAGTGCAGCCCACTGTATGCTTCCCACTTCCCATATTGTATGAATAATTTCTTTCAATCGAGTATATGTTTCTTAAAATTCATGAATGAATGTGTTTAGAGTTCCATTAGGGTTTAGACAAATCAATACATTATTACTGATTTTCTATGggcttttataattattaattgactaatattatgtgtttttttttcatgattggAATGGTTTGGGTGACTATGAAATGCCCCTATTAATACTCTATATGAAtgaatatcaatattttattccaTACATGAATGATATGTTTACCTCCTAGTTGAAAGACGGATTGCATGTTTACCTCATACAATGACCAagatataattgtttaaaagaaagcatgtataAGTCTGTACACCCTCTTTGGCAAGACAAGGATAATAACTCCTTCAATCTCCAAATAGTGGTTGACACTCCTCAAACTAAGGAACATAAATATACgtaaaaatttatgttaagGGAAAGAATATTATGCCAGAACGTTCCCTTTTACAAGAAAAGAATATTCATCTCCTTCGGTTGTCAAAAGATGGTCTCATCCTTCGGCTATCAAAGACTCCCTTTAGGTTCTCTTTGACAAGGGAAGGATGTATGGAAAAAGCAAGGAAGACAATCCTCGAGATTATAAGCTCAAGTTTGACAGTAGGACAGAAAAGAAAAGCTAAAGTAATAAAAGCTAAGAAAGATTATAAAGCTATGAGAATGTTATAACAGTTTATGCAGAAAATATAAGATGTTATTCTGTCCCTAGGACGCTCAACTAAACCTTcgttttattagtttaaattaaaatgctTTAGATTAAACAGGGCTTGCAGGAAAGCAGTGAGTGTCATGCTTTTGTTGAAGTCCTACTATGTGGAGCATTCATtagtatttttacttttaattacaaCATTATAAGGATTGATGATTAATAATTGTAATATACCTTTGGAATCCAAGATTGagatgtttatattttattttataagttttctttATTGTAATTCTGCATTATACATAGTACGACAATAACTGTGAATACAAGCTCCAAACTAACCAAGGGATTGTAAACGGCCCATGATAGATCATGAGACCTATTCCTCCCCCTACACTCAATGTACAACCCCAACATGAAGCCTAGATGTTACATAATGACTCAATCACCTTCAAGGATAAGCTGGAAAATGAAACTACAGTACCTAAACCAATACCAGGTGTTTCCCTTGAAGTATCAAGGAGTCAATTAAGAAGAGGAATATGACTCCAGAACAAGAAGGTAACCCCCTCACAACCTTCTTCTAACAAGAggttcaaaaatattttatgggtGGGTAGGTATGAGGCAAAGAGGGGACTAGGAACCTGACTTGGTCAATATATCAATCATGTTTACAGTGTGCATGAAA contains:
- the LOC128194977 gene encoding uncharacterized protein LOC128194977 encodes the protein MESCFCGIKTLSFALSFHPSIFHPSICNLFILHQIASYSCDNTHKEQALENALSVADPSLSYSLSQRHDLEVAPIFSKIHTYNCVFGGQPSSFFQAASGVPKPLKIPSACGWSVLRATKEREE
- the LOC108347123 gene encoding transcription factor KUA1, whose protein sequence is MTRRCSHCSHNGHNSRTCPNRGVKLFGVRLTDGSIRKSASMGNLTHYAGSGSGPLHAGSNNPGSPGETPDHATAADGYASEDFVPGSSSSSRERKKGVPWTEEEHRMFLLGLQKLGKGDWRGIARNYVISRTPTQVASHAQKYFIRQSNVSRRKRRSSLFDIVADEAADTAMVQQDFLSANQLPVETEGNNSLPAPPPLDEECESMDSTNSNDGEPAPSKPENTQSSYPVLYPAYYSPVFPFPLPYWSGYNPEPAKMETHEVLKPTAVHSKSPINVDELVGISKLSLGESIGDSGPSSLSLKLLEEGPSRQSAFHATPTCGSSNMNGSAIHAV